One genomic segment of Brassica napus cultivar Da-Ae chromosome A3, Da-Ae, whole genome shotgun sequence includes these proteins:
- the LOC106443864 gene encoding putative Delta(7)-sterol-C5(6)-desaturase 2, giving the protein MAVDNGFLSQFVEETTFYNRIILSHLLPASLWEPLPHFLQTWLRNYLAGNLLYFISGFLWCFYIYYLKLNVYIPKDSIPTRKAMILQIHVAMKAMPWYTLLPTVSEYMIERGWTKCYSTLDHFNWFLSLVYITLYLVLVEFMIYWVHKELHDIKFLYKHLHATHHMYNKQNTLSPFAGLAFHPLDGILQAVPHVIALFIVPIHLITHLSLLFLEGIWTASIHDCIHGNIWPIMGAGYHTIHHTTYKHNYGHYTIWMDWMFGTLKVPLAEDDNEKAK; this is encoded by the exons ATGGCGGTGGACAATGGGTTTCTTAGTCAGTTCGTCGAGGAGACTACGTTTTACAACCGTATCATCCTGAGTCACCTTTTGCCGGCGAGCCTGTGGGAGCCTTTACCGCATTTTCTCCAAACATGGCTCAGGAACTACCTCGCCGGAAACTTACTTTACTTCATCTCCGGCTTCCTCTGGTGCTTCTACATCTATTACCTTAAGCTCAACGTTTACATCCCCAAAG ATTCAATTCCTACAAGAAAGGCGATGATTCTGCAAATACATGTGGCAATGAAGGCTATGCCTTGGTATACACTTCTTCCAACTGTCTCCGAGTATATGATCGAGCGTGGTTGGACCAAATGTTACTCTACACTTGACCATTTCAACTGGTTCCTCTCTTTGGTTTACATCACACTCTATCTTGTTTTGgttgagtttatgatttattggGTTCATAAAGAGCTTCATGACATTAAGTTTCTCTATAAGCATCTCCATGCCACTCATCATATGTACAACAAGCAAAACACACTCTCTCCATTTGCTG ggCTCGCGTTCCATCCTTTGGACGGGATACTTCAGGCAGTACCGCACGTGATAGCTCTGTTCATAGTGCCAATTCATCTCATAACACATCTGAGTCTTTTGTTTTTAGAAGGGATATGGACAGCGAGCATCCATGATTGCATTCATGGTAACATATGGCCTATAATGGGTGCAGGGTACCACACCATACACCATACTACATACAAGCATAACTATGGTCATTATACCATTTGGATGGATTGGATGTTTGGCACCCTCAAGGTTCCTTTAGCCGAAGATGACAACGAGAAAGCAAAGTGA
- the LOC106438945 gene encoding putative lipid phosphate phosphatase 3, chloroplastic, with the protein MMREAHQSTHTVRSHGMTLARTHMHDWIILVLLVILECILLIIHPFYRFVGKDMMTDLSYPLKSNTVPIWSVPVYAMLLPLAIFIFIYFRRRDVYDLHHAVLGLLYSVLVTAVLTDSIKNAVGRPRPDFFWRCFPDGKAVYDALGDVICHGDKSVIREGHKSFPSGHTSWSFAGLGFLSLYLSGKIRAFDGKGHVAKLCIVILPLLVAALVGISRVDDYWHHWQDVFAGGLLGIVVSTFCYLQFFPPPYRTEAWGPYAYFLVLEAARAQAQAAENEMAQRPPQGDNGEEEDGGFMGLHLVDNPSMRREEADVEAGRVPSRG; encoded by the exons ATGATGAGAGAGGCGCACCAAAGCACTCACACCGTGAGGTCCCATGGAATGACACTCGCAAGAACTCACATGCATGACTGGATCATACTCGTACTACTTGTTATCCTCGAGTGCATCCTCCTCATAATCCACCCGTTCTACCGCTTTGTCGGTAAAGACATGATGACTGATCTAAGCTACCCTCTAAAGAGCAACACCGTACCTATCTGGTCTGTCCCG GTCTATGCGATGCTGCTGCCACTGGcgatcttcatcttcatctacTTCCGTAGAAGAGACGTATACGATCTTCACCACGCGGTGCTAGGTCTGTTGTACTCTGTTCTGGTGACGGCTGTGCTTACTGATTCGATAAAGAACGCAGTTGGTAGACCGCGTCCTGACTTCTTCTGGCGTTGTTTTCCTGATGGCAAAGCT GTTTATGATGCTCTCGGAGATGTGATATGTCATGGTGATAAAAGTGTTATAAGGGAAGGGCACAAGAGCTTCCCAAGCGGACACACTTCAT GGTCTTTCGCGGGACTAGGGTTCTTGTCGCTGTACTTATCAGGGAAGATTCGAGCGTTTGATGGTAAAGGACACGTTGCGAAGCTGTGCATTGTCATACTCCCTTTGCTAGTTGCAGCTCTTGTTGGTATCTCCCGTGTGGATGATTATTGGCATCACTGGCAAGACGTCTTTGCTGGAGGCTTGCTAG GTATTGTGGTTTCTACGTTCTGTTATCTTCAATTCTTCCCGCCACCATATCGCACTGAAG cttGGGGACCATATGCTTACTTCCTTGTGTTGGAGGCAGCACGAGCTCAAGCTCAAGCAGCAGAGAATGAAATGGCGCAACGACCGCCTCAGGGAGATAACGGTGAAGAGGAAGACGGTGGGTTTATGGGACTACATTTGGTGGATAATCCGAGTatgagaagagaagaagcaGATGTAGAAGCTGGTAGAGTGCCGTCTAGAGGCTGA
- the LOC125575175 gene encoding stearoyl-[acyl-carrier-protein] 9-desaturase 5, chloroplastic-like: MAMSMDRIVVSPSSYVCCLSQARGSRSSVVSMASTIRSASTEVTNGRKLYIPPREVHVQVKHSMPPQKLEIFKSLEGWADETLLTYLKPVEKSWQPTDFLPEAESEGFYDQVKELRERCKELPDEYFVVLVGDMITEEALPTYQTMLNTLDGVRDETGASPTPWAVWTRAWTAEENRHGDLLNKYLYLSGRVDMRQIEKTIQYLIGSGMDPKTENNPYLGFIYTSFQERATFISHGNTARLAKDRGDLKLAQICGTIAADEKRHETAYTKIVEKLFEIDADGTILGLADMMKKKISMPAHLMYDGQDDNLFEHFSTVAQRLGVYTAKDYADILEFLVERWNVETLSGLSSEGHRAQDFVCGLPARIRRIEERAQGRAKEAAKNVPFSWIFGREIRA, from the exons ATGGCTATGTCTATGGATCGGATCGTCGTTTCGCCTTCATCTTACGTCTGCTGTCTCTCTCAAGCTCGGGGATCCAGATCTTCCGTAGTTTCCATGGCTTCCACGATTCGCTCCGCTTCTac AGAGGTTACTAACGGAAGGAAACTCTACATCCCTCCACGAGAGGTACACGTCCAAGTGAAACACTCTATGCCACCACAGAAGCTGGAGATCTTCAAGTCCTTAGAAGGATGGGCCGACGAAACCCTCTTGACTTACTTAAAGCCCGTTGAGAAGTCCTGGC AGCCGACAGACTTTCTCCCGGAAGCTGAGTCTGAAGGGTTCTACGACCAAGTCAAGGAGCTAAGAGAAAGGTGCAAGGAGCTTCCAGATGAGTATTTCGTGGTGCTTGTTGGTGATATGATCACTGAAGAAGCGCTTCCGACTTACCAGACCATGTTGAACACCTTGGACGGTGTTAGGGATGAGACGGGAGCGAGTCCTACTCCTTGGGCGGTGTGGACTAGGGCGTGGACTGCTGAAGAGAATAGGCATGGGGATTTGCTTAATAAGTATCTTTATTTGTCTGGGAGAGTTGACATGAGGCAGATTGAGAAGACTATTCAGTACCTTATTGGCTCTGGaatg GATCCGAAAACTGAGAACAACCCTTACTTGGGTTTCATCTACACTTCCTTCCAAGAGAGAGCCACCTTCATCTCCCATGGAAACACTGCCAGGCTGGCGAAAGATCGTGGAGACTTGAAACTTGCGCAGATATGCGGGACCATTGCTGCTGATGAGAAGCGCCACGAGACTGCTTACACCAAGATTGTGGAGAAGCTCTTTGAAATTGACGCTGATGGCACGATCTTGGGATTGGCTGATATGATGAAGAAAAAGATCTCAATGCCTGCGCATTTAATGTACGATGGCCAAGATGATAACCTGTTTGAGCACTTCTCGACCGTTGCTCAGAGGCTAGGTGTATACACTGCCAAGGACTATGCTGATATTCTGGAGTTTCTTGTTGAGCGGTGGAACGTTGAGACTTTGTCAGGCCTTTCTAGTGAAGGACACAGGGCCCAG GACTTTGTATGCGGATTACCTGCAAGAATCCGCAGGATTGAAGAGAGAGCACAAGGAAGAGCCAAAGAAGCAGCCAAAAACGTACCATTCAGCTGGATCTTTGGTCGAGAGATTAGGGCTTGA
- the LOC106438947 gene encoding pentatricopeptide repeat-containing protein At3g02650, mitochondrial: MWRSVLCRSQNASRCLAFTRISTKKTHAPSLTPLPRFSSSENASPRNLRLFSSTPTEEKNPFSSASELAHKESNPSHSGFSESHDFYVNGAEIATIEASEGGSVAEAEEAQSEEVTQFDEEKFESLLSLLRSEEESLEFSLKTLDVDLNSDLVVKVFESSPGISGKNLIKFLKWAIKKGDITVTTSLVESLLVAISVEGRRLNAYALWDLVKEIGENESVLNLEIMNELIALFGKLGKSKAAFDVFSKTEEFGFTPNEKTYYVTLEALYKRSFMEWAGAVCEKMLKSGVLPEGGDQVGNIITWFCKEGKAEEAYSVYELAKAKEKLLPPSSVATLISALCKNDGTVAFAQEMLGDLSGEARRQGIKPFSDVIHSLCRMKNVKDAKLLLLDMISKGPAPGNAVFNLVVHACSRSGDLDEAKEVLRLMESRGLKPDVYTYTVIISGYAKGGMMKEAQEMLTEAKKKHKKLSTVTYHTLIRGYCKIEEYDEALNLLNEMESFGVKPSADEYSKLIQSFCLKALDWEKAQMLFEEMKQKGLHLNAITQGLITAVKEMQSEDVNLLAAA, translated from the coding sequence ATGTGGAGATCCGTCTTATGTCGATCGCAAAATGCCTCTCGTTGTCTCGCCTTTACTCGAATCTCGACGAAGAAGACACATGCTCCTTCGCTAACACCCCTTCCCAGATTCTCATCCTCCGAAAATGCTTCCCCCCGAAACCTCAGGCTCTTCTCCTCGACCCCTACTGAAGAGAAGAACCCATTTTCATCAGCCTCAGAGCTCGCCCACAAAGAATCAAATCCTTCCCATTCTGGGTTCTCCGAAAGTCATGATTTTTATGTAAATGGTGCTGAGATCGCTACAATTGAAGCTTCTGAAGGTGGATCCGTTGCAGAAGCCGAGGAAGCTCAATCTGAGGAAGTGACTCAATTTGACGAGgaaaagtttgaatctttgCTATCTCTGTTACGAAGTGAAGAGGAGTCTTTGGAGTTTAGTCTGAAGACGCTCGACGTCGATCTAAACTCAGACCTTGTCGTCAAAGTGTTTGAGTCCTCTCCAGGAATCTCAGGTAAGAACTTGATTAAGTTTCTGAAGTGGGCAATTAAGAAAGGTGACATCACTGTCACCACATCGCTTGTGGAATCTCTCCTTGTTGCAATATCTGTCGAGGGACGTAGATTGAACGCTTATGCTTTGTGGGATTTGGTTAAAGAGATTGGTGAGAATGAGAGTGTTTTGAATCTGGAGATAATGAATGAGTTGATAGCACTGTTTGGTAAGCTCGGCAAGTCCAAAGCTGCTTTTGATGTGTTTAGTAAAACAGAAGAGTTTGGGTTTACTCCGAATGAGAAAACTTATTACGTGACGTTGGAGGCGCTTTATAAGCGGTCGTTTATGGAGTGGGCAGGGGCTGTGTGCGAGAAGATGCTCAAGAGTGGTGTGTTACCCGAGGGAGGAGACCAGGTTGGTAACATCATCACTTGGTTTTGTAAGGAAGGGAAAGCTGAAGAGGCTTATTCGGTTTACGAACTGGCAAAGGCGAAAGAGAAGTTGCTGCCTCCTAGTTCTGTTGCTACTCTGATAAGTGCGCTCTGCAAGAACGATGGGACTGTTGCGTTTGCTCAGGAGATGTTGGGAGATTTGTCAGGAGAAGCTAGGAGACAGGGGATCAAACCGTTTTCCGATGTGATACATAGCTTATGCAGGATGAAGAATGTTAAAGACGCTAAACTTTTGCTATTGGATATGATCTCGAAAGGGCCTGCTCCTGGGAATGCGGTTTTCAATTTGGTTGTGCACGCTTGTTCGAGAAGTGGAGATCTTGATGAAGCCAAAGAGGTTTTGAGGTTGATGGAGAGTAGAGGTTTGAAACCAGACGTGTACACATACACTGTTATCATCAGCGGTTATGCTAAAGGAGGGATGATGAAAGAAGCCCAAGAGATGCTAACAGAAGCGAAAAAGAAACATAAGAAGCTTAGTACCGTGACGTATCACACACTCATCCGAGGGTACTGCAAGATTGAAGAGTATGATGAAGCTTTGAACCTTTTGAATGAAATGGAGAGTTTTGGAGTGAAGCCTAGTGCTGATGAGTATAGTAAGCTGATTCAATCGTTCTGCCTCAAAGCATTGGATTGGGAAAAGGCACAGATGTTGTTTGAGGAGATGAAGCAGAAGGGCTTGCACCTCAATGCCATTACTCAGGGGCTAATAACAGCAGTTAAAGAGATGCAATCTGAAGATGTTAATCTACTTGCTGCAGCATAG
- the LOC106438948 gene encoding tyrosine--tRNA ligase, chloroplastic/mitochondrial isoform X1: MHISSTSFSTEERSRQYSKLMAYATGVTLASRTIFPFCSRTLLPRLRVVSMLESSSPSTFFKRVQVHQLFSTSTAPLFSSVKCSTSSLETAASRPNVVTILEERGLLESITSENLRSACSDPNVAPLKVYCGFDPTAESLHLGNLLGIIVLSWFQRCGHQAVGLIGGATGRVGDPSGKSLERPELDALTLEKNITGIKNILVKILGGNASSYVIFNNYDWWKDMTMLDFLKNVGRFARVGPMMAKESVKKRLESEQGMSYTEFSYQLLQGYDFVHLLDKEGVNVQIGGSDQWGNITAGTDLIRKILQTEEAAYGLTFPLLLKNDGTKFGKSEDGAIWLSPSMLSPYKFYQYFFSVPDVDVIRFLKTLTFLSLDEIKTLEDEMRKPGYVPNTVQMKLAEEVTRFVHGEEGLKEAMKATEALRPGAETKLDWNLIERIAEDIPTCSLPVDRVAGVSIVDVSVSAGLFESKSAARRMLKQGGVYMNNERVDDENKRVEEGDIVEGKGLVLSSGKKNKVVIRIS, from the exons ATGCACATAAG tTCTACCAGCTTCTCTACTGAAGAAAGGTCACGGCAATATAGTAAACTTATGGCATATGCAACAGGAGTGACCCTTGCTTCAAGGACTATCTTCCCTTTTTGTTCCAGAACCTTGTTACCTCGCTTGCGTGTGGTTTCTATGCTTGAATCATCCTCCCCCTCCACTTTCTTCAAAAGGGTCCAAGTTCATCAGCTTTTCTCCACTTCTACAGCTCCTCTCTTCTCCTCTGTTAAGTGTTCTACTTCCTCTCTTGAGACAGCTGCTTCACGCCCAAATGTAGTTACTATACTCGAAGAAAGAGGACTCCTGGAGTCAATAACAAGCGAGAATCTCAGGTCTGCTTGTTCTGATCCCAACGTAGCTCCTCTAAAAGTCTACTGCGGGTTTGATCCAACTGCTGAGAGTTTACACTTGGGTAACCTCCTTGGTATCATTGTCCTTTCTTGGTTTCAAAGATGTGGACACCAAGCCGTTGGTTTGATCGGTGGTGCCACTGGACGCGTTGGTGACCCGTCTGGCAAAAGCCTAGAGAGACCTGAGCTTGACGCCCTTACATTGGAGAAAAACATAACCGGGATTAAAAACATCCTCGTCAAGATTCTTGGTGGCAATGCTAGCTCTTATGTGATTTTCAATAACTATGACTGGTGGAAAGATATGACGATGCTAGACTTTCTGAAAAACGTCGGTCGGTTTGCTAGAGTTGGACCAATGATGGCAAAGGAGAGTGTGAAGAAAAGGTTAGAGTCAGAGCAAGGTATGAGCTACACGGAGTTCAGTTATCAGTTACTGCAAGGATATGACTTTGTTCACTTGTTGGACAAGGAAGGGGTTAATGTTCAGATAGGTGGGAGTGATCAATGGGGAAACATAACAGCTGGAACTGATTTGATCCGTAAGATACTCCAAACCGAAGAAGCTGCCTACGGGCTAACGTTCCCTCTCCTACTGAAAAACGATGGGACTAAATTTGGAAAATCAGAAGATGGAGCCATCTGGCTATCTCCTTCAATGTTGTCGCCTTATAAGTTCTATCAGTACTTCTTCTCAGTTCCAGACGTTGATGTGATACGCTTCTTGAAGACTCTAACCTTTCTGAGTTTGGATGAGATCAAGACGTTGGAAGATGAGATGAGGAAGCCTGGGTATGTCCCTAACACCGTGCAGATGAAGCTCGCTGAAGAAGTAACCAGATTTGTACATGGTGAAGAGGGTTTGAAGGAAGCAATGAAAGCAACAGAGGCTTTAAGACCAGGAGCTGAGACAAAGCTTGATTGGAACTTGATTGAGAGAATCGCAGAGGATATACCGACTTGCTCACTGCCTGTTGATAGAGTCGCTGGTGTTTCGATTGTGGATGTGTCTGTTTCTGCAGGGTTGTTTGAGAGCAAGTCTGCAGCTAGGAGGATGTTGAAGCAAGGTGGAGTTTATATGAACAATGAGAGAGTTGATGATGAGAATAAGAGAGTTGAAGAGGGAGACATTGTTGAAGGGAAAGGTCTGGTTCTCTCTTCAGGCAAGAAGAACAAAGTAGTCATCAGAATTTcctaa
- the LOC106438948 gene encoding tyrosine--tRNA ligase, chloroplastic/mitochondrial isoform X2 produces the protein MAYATGVTLASRTIFPFCSRTLLPRLRVVSMLESSSPSTFFKRVQVHQLFSTSTAPLFSSVKCSTSSLETAASRPNVVTILEERGLLESITSENLRSACSDPNVAPLKVYCGFDPTAESLHLGNLLGIIVLSWFQRCGHQAVGLIGGATGRVGDPSGKSLERPELDALTLEKNITGIKNILVKILGGNASSYVIFNNYDWWKDMTMLDFLKNVGRFARVGPMMAKESVKKRLESEQGMSYTEFSYQLLQGYDFVHLLDKEGVNVQIGGSDQWGNITAGTDLIRKILQTEEAAYGLTFPLLLKNDGTKFGKSEDGAIWLSPSMLSPYKFYQYFFSVPDVDVIRFLKTLTFLSLDEIKTLEDEMRKPGYVPNTVQMKLAEEVTRFVHGEEGLKEAMKATEALRPGAETKLDWNLIERIAEDIPTCSLPVDRVAGVSIVDVSVSAGLFESKSAARRMLKQGGVYMNNERVDDENKRVEEGDIVEGKGLVLSSGKKNKVVIRIS, from the coding sequence ATGGCATATGCAACAGGAGTGACCCTTGCTTCAAGGACTATCTTCCCTTTTTGTTCCAGAACCTTGTTACCTCGCTTGCGTGTGGTTTCTATGCTTGAATCATCCTCCCCCTCCACTTTCTTCAAAAGGGTCCAAGTTCATCAGCTTTTCTCCACTTCTACAGCTCCTCTCTTCTCCTCTGTTAAGTGTTCTACTTCCTCTCTTGAGACAGCTGCTTCACGCCCAAATGTAGTTACTATACTCGAAGAAAGAGGACTCCTGGAGTCAATAACAAGCGAGAATCTCAGGTCTGCTTGTTCTGATCCCAACGTAGCTCCTCTAAAAGTCTACTGCGGGTTTGATCCAACTGCTGAGAGTTTACACTTGGGTAACCTCCTTGGTATCATTGTCCTTTCTTGGTTTCAAAGATGTGGACACCAAGCCGTTGGTTTGATCGGTGGTGCCACTGGACGCGTTGGTGACCCGTCTGGCAAAAGCCTAGAGAGACCTGAGCTTGACGCCCTTACATTGGAGAAAAACATAACCGGGATTAAAAACATCCTCGTCAAGATTCTTGGTGGCAATGCTAGCTCTTATGTGATTTTCAATAACTATGACTGGTGGAAAGATATGACGATGCTAGACTTTCTGAAAAACGTCGGTCGGTTTGCTAGAGTTGGACCAATGATGGCAAAGGAGAGTGTGAAGAAAAGGTTAGAGTCAGAGCAAGGTATGAGCTACACGGAGTTCAGTTATCAGTTACTGCAAGGATATGACTTTGTTCACTTGTTGGACAAGGAAGGGGTTAATGTTCAGATAGGTGGGAGTGATCAATGGGGAAACATAACAGCTGGAACTGATTTGATCCGTAAGATACTCCAAACCGAAGAAGCTGCCTACGGGCTAACGTTCCCTCTCCTACTGAAAAACGATGGGACTAAATTTGGAAAATCAGAAGATGGAGCCATCTGGCTATCTCCTTCAATGTTGTCGCCTTATAAGTTCTATCAGTACTTCTTCTCAGTTCCAGACGTTGATGTGATACGCTTCTTGAAGACTCTAACCTTTCTGAGTTTGGATGAGATCAAGACGTTGGAAGATGAGATGAGGAAGCCTGGGTATGTCCCTAACACCGTGCAGATGAAGCTCGCTGAAGAAGTAACCAGATTTGTACATGGTGAAGAGGGTTTGAAGGAAGCAATGAAAGCAACAGAGGCTTTAAGACCAGGAGCTGAGACAAAGCTTGATTGGAACTTGATTGAGAGAATCGCAGAGGATATACCGACTTGCTCACTGCCTGTTGATAGAGTCGCTGGTGTTTCGATTGTGGATGTGTCTGTTTCTGCAGGGTTGTTTGAGAGCAAGTCTGCAGCTAGGAGGATGTTGAAGCAAGGTGGAGTTTATATGAACAATGAGAGAGTTGATGATGAGAATAAGAGAGTTGAAGAGGGAGACATTGTTGAAGGGAAAGGTCTGGTTCTCTCTTCAGGCAAGAAGAACAAAGTAGTCATCAGAATTTcctaa